From Thermoflavifilum aggregans, a single genomic window includes:
- a CDS encoding SusC/RagA family TonB-linked outer membrane protein, whose translation MKLTCTFLLLACLQVNAHHVYSQERLTLDLHNIKLKKALSIIEKNSNYRFLYSDRKIPEDAQVNIEARDAGITDVLHQILDPYHLSYKELPDHLIVIGEEGAIDQEIHVRGRVTDQSSHQPLVGVTIKSKYGNQGAITDINGNYEIVVPDTATLVVSFIGYETVEIPVNGRAEINIALKATNQSLNEVVVIGYGARQRKDLTGSIASIDSKEIEKSTAVNPELAMQGRMAGVYVSTPSGNPFDRPTIRIRGVSTFGYADPLIVIDGVPVIEGGASSGYAGDQDIRGPIDIMTLINPDDIESISVLKDASAAAIYGVRASNGVILITTKHGQQGTPRVRFSGYKGIQNAAKTLKLLNTQQYVNLYTEAYKNNPFAPPLPSVFDPNSPDYLGNNGTYDWQKAILNHNADLQDYNISVSGGNPSTTYYFSTGYSRVEGTLKAANLERYTVAANVTSKISKIFEAGINNRIGFERALNNTNGDLWNESTAPPWQPLYDPTNKYGYAPAAAVTFIPNPDLQAPISGTRPVYLNPVPLYIIDSIKLLWGPATRSNPLGLEATNTPTNTFLRELGSAFLQIQPIEGLKFKGTVSVDYYFNLRSLWTAFDSYIFSQTPGNPYSNNDGTSKGSYGERQQRNINLIQEFTAEYTHQFGQHYIDLLFDGTNQWQKWSYTDVSTGQVNSADPNQRNVANLFPWVSGFTGFKPQQLLGYMGRLSYKFGEKYYLDATLRRDGSSVFAPGHRWGWFPSFAVAWRVTQERFWKAPNWLNDLKIRGGWGQLGNKETTQGFAYLSVVSTTPDYALGSGNGDAIGTQVTGAALPNFPNFSLSWERVQTTNIGFDALLFRNSLSLTVEYYDRLTKGIIQSVSLPPNTGIQYPTDLNIGKVSNKGIEVTANYQKQFGKVDFNIGGNFTSNKNRVVSLYNHQPIYAAGGRVQEGYPIGYIYGYKVAGIFQNYDQIRQWRATHADVTIGQSLSDTSTGYHYQPGDMYFQDINSNPPPGKFEKPGPDSLINDNDRTYLGSTIPSFYYGFNVGVAFKGFDFSAFFQGIGGVKKYNEVRAAGEAMSDSKGANQWASVMNRWTPDHPSATMPRAVINDPAGSTRFSSRWIENAGFMRVKNIQLGYTFNRRMLEKLGFIESLRIYLSAVNLYTFTQWTGYDPENDRNPPARQFLVGVNAQF comes from the coding sequence ATGAAACTGACATGTACTTTCCTGTTACTGGCATGTCTGCAGGTGAATGCCCATCATGTATATTCGCAGGAAAGACTCACACTCGACTTACACAACATCAAGTTAAAAAAGGCACTTTCAATTATTGAAAAAAACAGCAATTATCGTTTCCTTTACAGCGACAGAAAAATTCCGGAAGATGCACAGGTAAATATTGAAGCCAGAGATGCGGGAATTACTGATGTGCTTCATCAGATCTTGGATCCGTACCATCTTTCTTACAAGGAGTTGCCTGATCATCTTATTGTTATAGGTGAGGAAGGTGCGATAGATCAGGAGATCCATGTGAGAGGCAGGGTTACAGATCAGTCCAGTCATCAGCCTCTGGTTGGGGTTACCATTAAAAGCAAATATGGTAATCAAGGGGCCATTACCGATATCAATGGGAATTATGAGATTGTGGTGCCTGATACAGCTACGTTGGTAGTATCGTTCATTGGATATGAAACGGTTGAAATTCCTGTAAATGGACGTGCAGAAATCAACATAGCCCTGAAGGCAACCAATCAGAGTTTAAATGAAGTAGTTGTGATCGGGTATGGTGCACGCCAGCGCAAAGATTTAACAGGTTCCATAGCGAGCATCGACTCAAAAGAAATTGAAAAAAGCACGGCAGTAAATCCTGAACTGGCTATGCAGGGACGGATGGCTGGAGTGTATGTTTCCACCCCCAGTGGTAATCCGTTTGACAGACCCACCATTCGAATCCGTGGTGTTTCCACGTTTGGGTATGCCGATCCGTTGATTGTCATTGATGGAGTCCCTGTGATAGAAGGAGGTGCCAGCAGCGGATATGCAGGAGATCAGGATATTCGGGGGCCGATTGATATCATGACACTCATCAATCCGGATGATATCGAATCAATTTCGGTGCTGAAAGATGCTTCAGCCGCTGCTATTTACGGAGTAAGGGCATCGAACGGGGTAATTCTTATTACCACCAAACATGGCCAGCAGGGTACGCCAAGGGTGCGATTCAGTGGATACAAGGGGATTCAGAACGCTGCCAAAACCCTTAAGCTGTTGAATACCCAGCAATATGTGAATTTATACACGGAAGCATACAAGAATAATCCTTTTGCTCCTCCGTTACCCAGTGTGTTTGATCCAAACAGCCCGGATTACCTCGGCAATAATGGTACCTATGACTGGCAAAAAGCCATTCTGAATCATAATGCAGATTTACAGGATTATAACATTAGTGTATCTGGAGGAAATCCCAGCACAACCTATTATTTTTCCACAGGCTATAGCCGGGTGGAGGGCACGCTCAAGGCTGCCAATCTGGAACGATACACAGTGGCCGCCAATGTTACAAGCAAGATTTCAAAAATTTTCGAAGCAGGCATTAACAACCGTATAGGTTTCGAACGTGCATTAAACAATACCAATGGCGATTTGTGGAATGAATCAACTGCTCCACCGTGGCAACCCCTGTATGATCCAACCAATAAATACGGCTACGCACCAGCAGCCGCAGTAACATTTATACCCAATCCTGACCTGCAGGCGCCCATTTCGGGAACACGTCCCGTGTATCTGAATCCAGTACCCCTTTACATTATTGACTCAATTAAACTGCTGTGGGGGCCCGCTACCCGCAGCAACCCACTTGGGCTGGAGGCTACCAATACGCCTACCAATACTTTTTTACGTGAGCTTGGCAGTGCTTTCCTGCAAATTCAGCCGATTGAAGGATTGAAATTTAAAGGTACTGTGAGTGTGGATTATTATTTTAATCTACGAAGCTTATGGACAGCGTTTGATAGTTATATCTTCAGTCAAACACCTGGCAATCCTTATTCCAACAACGATGGAACCTCCAAAGGTAGTTATGGAGAGCGACAACAACGGAATATCAATTTGATTCAGGAGTTCACTGCTGAATATACTCATCAGTTCGGCCAGCATTATATAGATCTGTTATTTGATGGTACAAATCAATGGCAAAAATGGAGTTATACCGACGTTAGTACCGGACAGGTAAATTCCGCAGATCCCAACCAACGGAACGTGGCAAATCTCTTCCCTTGGGTAAGTGGCTTTACAGGATTCAAGCCCCAACAACTATTGGGCTATATGGGCAGACTAAGCTATAAGTTTGGAGAAAAATATTACCTCGATGCTACTTTACGCCGCGATGGATCATCTGTATTTGCCCCTGGTCATCGCTGGGGTTGGTTCCCATCCTTTGCGGTGGCATGGCGTGTCACGCAGGAACGTTTCTGGAAAGCACCTAATTGGTTAAATGACCTGAAAATTCGTGGAGGTTGGGGCCAGTTAGGCAATAAGGAAACTACGCAGGGGTTTGCCTATCTATCAGTAGTATCAACTACGCCTGATTATGCCCTGGGATCTGGAAATGGGGATGCTATAGGTACACAGGTGACAGGTGCCGCTTTACCCAATTTCCCCAATTTCAGTTTAAGCTGGGAAAGAGTGCAAACCACAAATATTGGTTTCGATGCTCTCCTGTTCCGCAATTCCTTAAGTCTTACTGTAGAATATTATGATCGGTTAACCAAAGGCATCATACAAAGTGTTTCATTGCCACCTAATACAGGCATTCAATATCCAACTGATCTGAATATTGGTAAAGTAAGTAACAAGGGAATTGAAGTTACTGCGAACTATCAAAAACAGTTTGGGAAAGTTGATTTCAACATCGGTGGCAACTTCACCTCCAATAAAAATAGGGTGGTATCACTTTACAACCATCAACCCATCTACGCCGCCGGTGGTCGTGTGCAGGAAGGATATCCTATTGGCTACATCTATGGATATAAGGTGGCGGGTATTTTCCAGAATTATGATCAGATCCGCCAGTGGAGAGCCACACATGCAGACGTAACCATCGGACAAAGCCTCAGCGATACCAGTACCGGTTATCATTATCAGCCTGGCGACATGTATTTTCAGGATATCAACAGCAACCCCCCACCAGGAAAATTTGAAAAACCCGGCCCCGACAGCCTGATCAATGATAACGATCGCACCTATTTAGGCTCAACCATACCCAGCTTTTATTATGGATTCAATGTAGGCGTGGCATTCAAAGGATTTGATTTCAGTGCATTCTTTCAGGGTATCGGAGGTGTGAAAAAATACAATGAAGTGCGTGCTGCCGGTGAGGCAATGTCAGATAGCAAGGGAGCCAACCAGTGGGCTTCAGTGATGAATCGGTGGACGCCTGATCATCCTTCTGCAACCATGCCTCGTGCTGTAATCAATGATCCTGCAGGGTCTACCCGTTTCTCCAGCAGGTGGATTGAAAATGCTGGTTTCATGCGGGTAAAAAACATACAGCTGGGATATACATTTAATCGTCGTATGCTGGAGAAATTAGGCTTTATCGAGAGCCTGCGCATCTATCTGAGTGCTGTAAATCTATACACATTTACCCAGTGGACAGGCTATGATCCTGAAAATGACAGAAATCCGCCTGCTAGACAATTTCTTGTCGGTGTAAACGCACAATTTTAA
- a CDS encoding RagB/SusD family nutrient uptake outer membrane protein, whose amino-acid sequence MKKFMSIAIGLCLMNIIWSCNESKLNVAPTGPTENDYFSTQDEFQRAVYGVYAKLSDLYWYNAGGFVTPIWYLPGDDITVGANSTYETFGSIQPSDGQLNYFYTACYQLIARANVVLQKIREVEPGIYTDANLKNYNYGEALFLRALMYYYLWNVFGTAPLDTVRVTTTDQIYPPSTKGTELLDQAIKDLTEAATLLPKQWDNANRGRVTANGAYGLLGKCLVFRATVNKSTADYQAAIQAFNQIDTSITHLVPNFADNFSPNTENNAESLFEFQASQPSGFDNVWLPNDFDNAVGSMSTYWGFYSNSFAQFGQPPFIATDKLLYSFDPQDPRLPLTIDTTKGDVFLHRAFLKYVTPDKLTQSGVGSANNPRILRYADVLLLKAEAILQSGGSTKDAIDLINEVRTRARNMSNTGQPANYNDLVTDKNQIMQWIMKERLIELAGEGQRWWDLRRWALAGIITLDNAFFSSAIPDAMSFQSPKHLNFPIPSSEVDVNPNIVQNPGY is encoded by the coding sequence ATGAAAAAGTTTATGTCAATAGCCATTGGCTTGTGTTTGATGAATATCATCTGGAGCTGCAATGAAAGCAAACTGAATGTGGCTCCGACAGGCCCTACGGAGAATGATTATTTCTCCACGCAAGATGAATTTCAACGAGCGGTATATGGCGTGTATGCTAAACTGAGTGATTTATACTGGTATAATGCAGGGGGTTTTGTTACTCCCATCTGGTATTTGCCCGGAGATGATATTACTGTGGGTGCCAACAGTACATACGAAACTTTTGGCAGCATTCAGCCCAGTGATGGGCAGCTTAATTATTTTTATACTGCCTGTTACCAGCTCATTGCCCGTGCCAATGTGGTATTACAAAAAATCCGGGAAGTAGAGCCCGGAATATACACCGATGCAAATCTGAAAAATTACAATTATGGTGAGGCTCTGTTTCTTCGTGCATTGATGTATTACTATTTGTGGAATGTATTTGGAACTGCTCCTTTGGATACTGTACGGGTGACCACTACCGATCAGATTTATCCGCCGAGTACCAAAGGTACAGAGTTGCTTGACCAGGCTATCAAAGATCTTACAGAAGCAGCTACCCTGCTGCCCAAGCAGTGGGATAATGCCAACCGGGGAAGAGTTACGGCCAATGGAGCCTATGGTTTGCTGGGGAAATGCCTGGTTTTCAGGGCTACTGTCAATAAAAGCACGGCCGACTATCAGGCAGCTATTCAGGCTTTTAACCAGATTGATACAAGCATCACTCATCTGGTACCCAATTTTGCAGACAATTTTTCTCCTAATACAGAAAATAATGCCGAGTCATTGTTTGAATTTCAGGCCAGTCAACCTTCTGGATTTGATAATGTGTGGTTGCCCAATGATTTTGACAATGCTGTAGGGAGTATGTCGACATACTGGGGTTTTTACAGCAACAGCTTTGCACAATTTGGCCAACCACCTTTCATTGCTACAGATAAATTGCTTTATTCCTTTGATCCGCAGGACCCCAGGCTTCCGCTTACCATTGATACTACAAAAGGAGATGTGTTCCTGCATCGGGCCTTTCTTAAATATGTAACACCCGATAAGCTTACTCAGTCAGGAGTAGGATCAGCAAATAATCCACGTATTCTTCGTTATGCGGATGTGTTGCTGCTCAAGGCTGAAGCCATCCTTCAGTCGGGTGGATCCACCAAAGATGCAATTGATCTGATCAATGAAGTGCGGACACGCGCCCGTAATATGAGTAACACCGGGCAACCTGCAAATTATAATGATCTGGTGACGGATAAGAATCAGATTATGCAATGGATTATGAAAGAACGGTTGATTGAGCTGGCAGGTGAGGGGCAAAGGTGGTGGGATCTTCGCCGGTGGGCCCTTGCTGGCATAATTACACTGGATAATGCATTTTTTAGTTCTGCGATACCTGATGCTATGTCGTTTCAGTCGCCTAAACACCTGAATTTTCCGATTCCATCTTCTGAAGTGGATGTGAATCCGAATATTGTTCAGAATCCTGGTTATTAA
- a CDS encoding PKD domain-containing protein has product MKNLILILGMIPLICHGCKKNTSSSNHPPVVQQVTVQLLADSPAFTFQFVATATDQDLQSLSYIWDFGDGTVKQGGSQQTHRFNPGSNYTVQVKATDGQLTSAPYSVQVSTQTTQINIDLNQSYQTITGFGGFGMQNQTWTNGPFADQRYINDLLNDLGLSMIRVDLPFNFELHPGYFNIDTPAADRQPLNVYFPFLQAMQQAGVKIIASVWSPPAWMKSNGRIDNGTGNQASAPDYNPNPGPNDNELRLDMYDDFAHMCAVYVQVLKQHGIDLYALSIQNEPRFSEWYESCVYDGQALHNLLKIVGDTFQQRGYQTKLFIPEDIGWLDGIKKIVMPSLQDPATLPYVGAIAVHGYAFDGVTANSPDAQTWKTMYSWGAPYGIPLWMTETSGFSDDWNGAMQLANAMYIALQYGNISAWLFWTISTSQIDAYSLMDVNGNKSLRYYVSKNFYKYIRPGYIRADASASDTSTHIYPLVFKDPLAQHITIVLINDGKDQAVELNGNGLPVQFVQYITSATQKFDSIGLVNVRQAILLPASSVTTLYGSY; this is encoded by the coding sequence ATGAAAAACTTGATTTTGATATTGGGTATGATACCACTCATTTGTCATGGCTGCAAGAAAAATACTTCATCGTCTAATCATCCGCCGGTTGTGCAGCAGGTAACGGTACAACTGCTTGCAGACAGCCCTGCATTTACCTTTCAGTTTGTGGCTACAGCAACAGATCAGGACTTACAGTCTTTAAGTTATATCTGGGATTTTGGCGATGGAACGGTAAAGCAAGGCGGTTCGCAACAGACCCATCGTTTTAATCCGGGAAGCAATTATACGGTTCAGGTGAAAGCTACGGATGGACAATTGACCTCTGCTCCCTATTCGGTGCAGGTGTCCACACAAACCACGCAGATAAATATTGATTTAAATCAAAGTTATCAGACTATAACCGGTTTTGGTGGATTTGGTATGCAAAATCAAACATGGACCAATGGGCCATTTGCAGATCAACGATATATCAATGACCTGTTGAATGACCTGGGATTATCCATGATTCGAGTGGATCTGCCATTCAATTTTGAATTGCATCCCGGTTATTTCAACATAGATACACCCGCGGCTGACCGTCAGCCCCTGAATGTATATTTTCCTTTTTTACAGGCCATGCAGCAGGCAGGTGTTAAAATCATTGCATCTGTATGGAGCCCGCCAGCATGGATGAAGTCAAACGGAAGAATTGATAATGGTACAGGTAATCAGGCGTCAGCACCGGATTACAATCCTAATCCCGGGCCAAATGACAATGAATTAAGGCTGGATATGTATGATGATTTTGCGCACATGTGTGCCGTGTATGTACAGGTGTTAAAACAACACGGCATTGATTTGTATGCTTTGAGTATCCAGAATGAACCCCGCTTTTCCGAATGGTATGAATCCTGTGTATATGATGGACAGGCTTTGCATAATTTGTTGAAAATTGTGGGTGATACTTTTCAACAAAGAGGTTATCAAACCAAATTGTTTATACCTGAAGATATTGGATGGCTGGATGGTATCAAAAAGATAGTGATGCCCTCTCTGCAGGACCCTGCTACCTTACCTTATGTGGGTGCAATAGCCGTACATGGATATGCATTTGATGGCGTTACAGCTAATTCGCCCGATGCCCAGACCTGGAAAACCATGTACAGCTGGGGGGCACCTTATGGCATTCCCTTGTGGATGACAGAAACTTCGGGGTTTTCAGATGATTGGAATGGTGCTATGCAACTCGCCAATGCTATGTATATCGCTTTGCAGTACGGAAATATTTCAGCATGGTTATTCTGGACAATCAGTACATCTCAGATAGATGCCTACAGCCTTATGGATGTGAATGGGAATAAAAGTTTAAGATATTATGTATCCAAAAATTTTTATAAATACATCAGACCTGGATATATACGTGCTGATGCATCAGCATCCGATACCAGTACACATATTTATCCACTTGTATTTAAAGATCCGCTGGCACAACATATTACTATTGTACTTATCAATGATGGGAAAGATCAGGCTGTTGAACTTAATGGAAATGGATTGCCGGTTCAATTTGTTCAATATATTACCAGTGCTACTCAGAAATTTGATTCAATCGGTTTGGTCAATGTTCGGCAAGCTATACTTTTACCAGCTTCCAGTGTAACTACATTGTATGGCAGCTATTGA
- a CDS encoding beta-galactosidase, with protein MYQGKPAIWINDEPVYPMIYALPDVPGGRWAWYEIPRHTIQTFCEQGIRIYQVDIFFDQLWRKDGTFSIDTLKRQIRGVLSVCPKAAIMLRFHVNAPKWWITEHPGENTLYADIKPQPDYSWGIQRIIEDDVEEPTRPSLASDLWKKEAGDRLKQMLHLLARTPEGNSLIGIQIACGVYGEWHYWGFNNHEPDTSKPMKIYFQNWLRNKYHDVKNLRFAWHDPHIDFDQVTVPGLYERKHTTAGIFRDPQQEQKIIDYYEAQHQVVADDILYFCKIVKDNWPRPIITGAFYGYFFAVFGREAAGGHLAVERVLSSPYIDFLAGPRTYYPNAEAAGDPYRSRSLILSCLLHQKLWLDEMDDQPHLLSWKDSSYMQSVREATATTLRNISFTLTKGMGFWFYDFGPSGFNGGPRLTNHGVVGWWDDPYVMQMIGKFKKFAEQQYQKPYHSDADVLLVFDTRTFYYMGSDKTQTFLTHFADNWLPLAVFRSGAVHDVIHIDDLPLLDLTPYKVVIFVNTFVLNDKQKQFIHDHVEKDHRHVVWIYAPGYCNGTYLSDSLISDVVHMHIDKVKNEKPVTVQIDSSIVPGLQFSVWSTPVDPAFYVNDHEAKSIGSYLHTNLTAFAVRNFPDFTSWYVSLPFDDVRLVQYIFQKAGVHFYNKSGDDIFYAASGLLVIHTKTGGHQTISLKNGRVVNINLSPLSTNILDAETGEIVFSNF; from the coding sequence ATGTACCAAGGTAAACCTGCGATCTGGATTAACGATGAGCCTGTTTATCCGATGATTTATGCACTTCCTGATGTACCGGGTGGACGTTGGGCGTGGTATGAAATTCCCAGGCATACCATTCAAACATTTTGTGAGCAGGGCATAAGGATATATCAGGTTGATATATTTTTTGATCAATTATGGAGAAAGGATGGTACCTTCTCAATAGATACTCTGAAAAGGCAGATTAGAGGAGTTTTGTCTGTTTGTCCCAAGGCTGCAATTATGCTTCGGTTTCATGTAAATGCGCCTAAATGGTGGATTACGGAACACCCAGGAGAAAATACACTTTATGCAGATATTAAACCTCAGCCTGATTACAGTTGGGGAATACAGCGCATTATTGAAGATGATGTGGAAGAGCCAACTAGACCCAGCCTGGCCTCTGATTTATGGAAAAAGGAGGCAGGGGATAGATTAAAACAAATGTTGCATTTGCTTGCCCGCACACCCGAAGGGAATTCCTTAATCGGTATTCAGATAGCTTGTGGAGTCTATGGAGAATGGCATTACTGGGGATTTAATAACCATGAGCCTGATACCAGCAAGCCTATGAAAATATATTTTCAAAACTGGTTAAGGAATAAATATCATGATGTGAAAAACTTGAGATTTGCATGGCATGATCCACATATTGATTTTGATCAGGTTACAGTTCCTGGTTTGTATGAACGCAAACATACAACAGCAGGTATTTTCCGAGATCCTCAGCAGGAGCAAAAAATAATTGACTATTATGAGGCTCAGCATCAAGTGGTTGCCGATGATATTTTGTATTTCTGCAAAATTGTAAAGGATAACTGGCCACGCCCCATCATTACTGGTGCGTTTTATGGATACTTTTTTGCTGTATTCGGAAGGGAAGCCGCAGGTGGACATTTGGCTGTTGAACGGGTTTTAAGCTCACCCTATATTGATTTTCTTGCGGGACCAAGAACCTATTACCCGAATGCTGAAGCAGCAGGCGATCCCTATCGTTCGAGGAGTCTTATCTTATCATGCTTGTTACACCAAAAACTTTGGCTTGATGAAATGGATGATCAACCCCATCTGCTTAGCTGGAAAGATTCTTCGTACATGCAAAGCGTTAGAGAAGCCACAGCTACCACACTTCGCAACATATCGTTTACTCTGACAAAGGGAATGGGATTCTGGTTTTATGATTTCGGGCCTTCCGGATTTAACGGCGGTCCAAGATTGACAAACCATGGGGTGGTTGGCTGGTGGGATGACCCTTACGTGATGCAGATGATTGGGAAGTTCAAAAAATTTGCAGAACAACAATATCAGAAACCCTATCACAGCGATGCCGATGTATTGCTGGTGTTTGATACACGTACTTTTTATTACATGGGAAGTGACAAAACGCAAACCTTTCTCACCCATTTTGCAGATAACTGGCTGCCTCTGGCTGTTTTCAGAAGCGGTGCAGTTCATGATGTAATACATATTGACGATCTCCCACTTTTGGATCTTACTCCATATAAGGTAGTGATATTCGTAAACACCTTTGTCCTGAATGATAAACAAAAACAATTTATTCATGATCATGTAGAAAAAGACCATCGGCATGTGGTGTGGATTTATGCACCGGGATACTGCAATGGCACATATCTTTCAGATAGCCTGATTTCTGATGTGGTACACATGCACATTGATAAAGTGAAAAATGAAAAACCAGTAACAGTCCAGATTGATTCGTCCATTGTTCCTGGTCTACAGTTTTCTGTGTGGAGTACACCTGTGGATCCTGCATTTTACGTAAATGATCATGAGGCGAAATCAATAGGCTCTTATTTGCATACGAATCTAACAGCATTTGCTGTAAGGAATTTTCCTGACTTTACCTCCTGGTATGTTTCTCTACCGTTTGATGATGTTCGCCTGGTGCAATACATTTTTCAAAAGGCTGGTGTACATTTCTATAATAAATCTGGCGACGATATTTTTTATGCAGCCAGCGGTTTACTGGTTATACACACAAAAACAGGAGGCCATCAAACCATCTCCCTTAAAAATGGAAGGGTGGTGAATATCAATCTTTCACCTTTATCTACAAACATACTAGATGCGGAAACCGGTGAAATAGTATTTTCAAACTTTTAA
- a CDS encoding ChbG/HpnK family deacetylase, with amino-acid sequence MLIFSILCIRLPLSAQHKQSVYLLVRGDDMGITHATNVACMEAYERGWMKSVEVIVPAPWFPEAVRMLRAHPDLDVGVHLALTSEWDNIKWRPLTCAPSLTDSAGYFFPVIWPNEYYDSSSALIKHPWKLDEVAQELDRQITLAQQTIPQLSHVSYHMGCNDMNPAVQRVIDSLAKLHGLYVNMSEVQSVSYSGPHRTFTEKIHSFIRMIQQLKPGIYLFLDHPSLNNNEMKAVHMKGYEDVAEDRQGVTDLFTNKQVYKTLQASGIELIDYKWLKAHQQ; translated from the coding sequence ATGCTGATTTTTTCTATTTTATGCATAAGATTACCTCTTTCTGCACAACATAAACAATCTGTTTATTTGCTTGTAAGGGGTGATGATATGGGAATTACCCACGCTACCAATGTGGCCTGCATGGAAGCGTATGAAAGAGGATGGATGAAAAGTGTTGAAGTAATTGTGCCGGCTCCATGGTTTCCCGAAGCTGTGCGCATGCTGCGTGCTCATCCGGATCTCGATGTAGGTGTTCATCTGGCATTGACAAGTGAATGGGACAACATCAAATGGCGCCCGCTAACCTGCGCGCCCTCTTTAACAGATTCGGCAGGATATTTTTTTCCCGTGATATGGCCAAATGAATACTATGATTCCTCAAGTGCTCTGATCAAACATCCCTGGAAACTGGATGAAGTAGCACAAGAGCTTGATCGTCAGATCACACTAGCCCAGCAGACTATTCCGCAGCTTTCTCATGTGAGTTATCATATGGGTTGTAATGATATGAATCCTGCTGTGCAACGTGTAATTGATAGCTTGGCAAAATTGCATGGATTATATGTGAACATGTCCGAAGTGCAATCGGTGAGCTACTCAGGGCCTCATCGTACATTCACAGAAAAAATTCATAGCTTTATCCGAATGATTCAACAATTAAAACCTGGTATTTATTTGTTTCTTGATCATCCTTCCTTAAATAACAATGAAATGAAGGCCGTTCATATGAAAGGATATGAAGACGTAGCGGAAGATCGGCAAGGAGTCACAGATTTGTTTACAAATAAGCAGGTGTATAAGACGCTGCAAGCATCAGGTATTGAGCTGATTGATTATAAATGGTTAAAAGCCCATCAGCAGTAG